One genomic segment of Arachis duranensis cultivar V14167 chromosome 4, aradu.V14167.gnm2.J7QH, whole genome shotgun sequence includes these proteins:
- the LOC107484005 gene encoding uncharacterized protein LOC107484005 translates to MEGTLLPLSSPTPTKPNNNFILFQRFTFPSSLNHFQKTLSTPKRTVLTASSRNSHRSSALALHETASVSEKTDASSFAASALPKIDKTGRFCSPRAARELALSIIYASCLEGLDPVRLFEKRMNERREPGYDFDKEKLLKYNHMSFGGPPVTVESVEEENELLSDIEKESAVEAEVLAAPPKLVYNKLILRFTRKLLVAARDRWDANVDVIIHAKSPTDWQNEPAGRILELSILHLAMSEMTVLDTRHQIVINEAVDLAKRFCDGAAPRIINGCLRTFVQGLELGASETEFS, encoded by the exons ATGGAGGGAACCTTGCTACCCCTATCCTCTCCAACCCCTACCAAACCCAACAATAACTTCATTCTCTTCCAACGCTTCACTTTCCCTTCTTCACTTAATCACTTCCAAAAAACCCTCTCCACTCCCAAACGCACCGTCTTGACAGCTTCCTCTCGAAACTCACACCGTAGCTCTGCACTCGCTCTCCACGAAACCGCATCCGTTTCGGAGAAAACCGACGCCTCTTCCTTTGCCGCTTCCGCTTTGCCCAAAATCGACAAGACCGGCAGGTTTTGCAGCCCCAGAGCCGCCAGAGAACTTGCTCT GTCTATAATTTATGCTTCTTGCTTGGAAGGTTTGGACCCGGTTCGGTTGTTCGAGAAACGGATGAATGAGCGGCGAG AACCCGGTTATGACTTTGACAAGGAGAAGTTGTTGAAGTATAATCATATGAGTTTTGGAGGGCCACCTGTTACTGTTGAATCtgttgaagaagagaatgaactgCTAAGTGACATTGAGAAGGAGTCTGCTGTTG AAGCTGAAGTCCTTGCAGCTCCTCCAAAGCTAGTATACAACAAACTGATATTGAG GTTCACTAGGAAATTATTAGTTGCAGCGAGGGATAGATGGGATGCTAATGTTGATGTCATAATTCATGCAA AGTCCCCTACAGATTG GCAGAACGAGCCTGCAGGCAGGATTTTAGAGCTTTCTATTCTGCATTTGGCAATGTCTGAAATGACGGTGCTCGATACAAGACACCAAATTGTCATCAATGAG GCTGTGGATCTTGCTAAACGGTTTTGTGATGGAGCAGCCCCTCGTATCATAAACGGTTGCCTCCGTACATTTGTCCAAGGCCTAGAGCTCGGGGCATCAGAAACTGAGTTTAGTTGA
- the LOC107484003 gene encoding B3 domain-containing protein Os06g0112300-like has translation MSTSNSKVNFIASSSGVVIENIAPLKTVSGPTTNLPGDEDIQPLSGCPFYHVIISKSHIYPAFSMPVSNELALPSAVVPAILKYGSKSWDIQYCGLGKSYNKFFNHRGWKKFAVDNHLEVGDACVFELKESSEEKLVFQVQILRGDLPETFLKRKEKEKEKKKARAKIAEKPGGKSAENRNSAEMPILID, from the exons TGAACTTCATTGCAAGTAGTTCTGGAGTTGTAATAGAAAACATAGCTCCATTGAAAACCGTGTCCGGTCCTACAACAAATTTACCGGGGGATGAAGACATTCAACCACTTTCAGGATGCCCATTCTATCATGTGATTATTTCAAAATCACATATTTATCCTGCTTTTAGCATG CCGGTTTCAAACGAATTAGCACTTCCTTCAGCTGTAGTCCCAGCTATTCTCAAGTATGGAAGCAAGAGCTGGGACATACAGTATTGCGGACTAGGCAAAAGTTACAACAAGTTCTTTAACCACAGAGGCTGGAAAAAATTTGCTGTTGATAATCATTTGGAGGTTGGGGACGCTTGCGTCTTTGAACTCAAGGAGTCGAGTGAAGAGAAACTTGTCTTCCAAGTTCAAATTCTTAGAGGTGACCTCCCTGAAACTTTTcttaaaaggaaagaaaaagagaaggaaaagaaaaaggccAGGGCCAAGATTGCAGAAAAGCCAGGAGGTAAAAGTGCAGAAAACCGCAACAGTGCAGAAATGCCAATTCTCATTGACTAG